CCTGCGCACCGTCGGCGACGTGCCCGAGGCCCTGCACGGCCCGCTGTACGGCGCCGTCGGCTGCCGCATGGCGCTGGCCGGTGTCACCACCTGGGACGGCAGCCGCTTCGCCCATGCCTGGGGCACCGAGTGGGTGGAGACCAAGGACGTCGCCAAGCACACCGTCTTCGCCGACCAGCCCATGACCCGCGCCATCCACGCCCTCCGCAAACTGGTCACCGGCAAGGCCGTCACCACGGAGGCCGTGACCGTCCGCCAGGTGGAGCGGGAGCGCTGGTCCGCGTCCGAACTGGCGCACGGGGTGCCGGCCGGTCACGCCGTGCTGTCCCTGACCAGCGTGAAGGGGGAGCACGCGCCGCCGCTGCTGGTGGATCTGCGGGCGCAGGGGCGCTGAACCGGACATACGGGTACGTGGCGACCATACGGTGAGGCAGAATCGGCACAGGCCGTTCATACGTGACGGCCAAAAGATCGACATGATCGTCCGTTCTTCCTCCACCTGAAGGCACCATGCCCCCCACGCTCGCCTCCCTCGTCCACCACTCCGCGCTCAAGCTCACCGTGCGCGCCGGCGAGGACCGGCTGGACGTGCCCGTGCGGTGGGTGCATGCCAGTGAGCTGGCGGATCCGGTGCCGTACATGGAGGGCGGCGAGCTGCTGCTGATCACCGCGCTGAAGCTGGACGCGGAGGACGCGAAGGCCATGCGGCGGTATGTGAAGCGGCTGGTGGGCGCGGGGGTCGTAGGGCTCGGGTTCGCCGTCGGCGTCAACTACGACGAGATCCCGAAGGCGCTCGTCGACACGGCGGCGGAAGAGGGGCTGCCGTTGCTCGAAGTCCCCCGCCGCACCCCCTTCATCGCGATCAGCAAGGCCGTCTCCGCAGCGATCGCCGCCGACCAGTACCGCTCCGTCACCGCCGGCTTCGCCGCCCAGCGCGAGCTGACCAAGCAGGCCCTCACCGACGGCCCCGAGGGACTCCTCTCCGCCCTCGCCGCGCAGGTCGACGGCTGGGCCGCGCTCTACGACGCGTCCGGCGCCGTCGTCGCCACCGCCCCGGAGTGGGCCGGCCGCCGCGCCGCCCGGCTCACAGCGGACGTGGAACGGCTCCGGGACCGGCCCGCACCGGCCTCCTCGGTGGTCGGCGGCCCCGACAACGAGGACCGCGTCGAACTGCACACCCTCGGCACCGGCCGCCGCCCCCGCGCCGCACTCGCCGTAGGGACCGCGGCCGCGCTCGGGACGGCGGAGCGGTACGCCGTGCACTCCGCGATCGCGCTGCTGACCCTCACCACGGAACGCTCGCGGTCGCTCCAGGCCGCCCATGAGCGGATCGGCGCGGCCGTGCTGCGGCTGCTGCTCGCCGGGCACCCGGACCACGCCCGGGCGGTCGCCGGGGATCTGTACGGCGGGCTGCTCGACGCGCCGTTCCGGATCATCGTGGGGGAGTCGACGGACGGTGAGCCCCTGGACGGGCTCGCCGAGGTCGTCGAGTCGGCGGCCGCACGCTCCGGCGAGGCCGTCCTCGTCGTACCGGAAGGGCCCGAACGGCTGGTGGTGCTCGCCGTCGACGGCGGAGCCGCGGTCGAGGCGTGCGCGGAGTACGCGGCGACGCTGGAGGGCGAGCGGGCGGTCGGCGGACAGGAACAGGGCGGCGAGGAGCACGAACTCGTCGTGGGGCTCTCCGCGCCCGCCGGTCCCATCGCCGCCGCAGCCGCGTACAAGCAGGCCGAGCAGGCGTTGTCCGTGGCGCGGAGGCGGGGGCGGGTGCTCGTCGAGCATGAGCAACTGGCCGCCGGGTCCGTGCTGCCATTGCTCGCCGACGACGCGGTGCGGGCCTTCGCGGACGGGTTGCTACGGCCGCTCGCCGAGCACGACGCCACCGGGCGCGGGGATCTCGTCGCCTCACTGCGGGCGTGGCTGTCCCGGCACGGGCAGTGGGACGCGGCGGCCGCGGACCTCGGGGTGCACCGGCACACCCTGCGGTACCGGATGCGGCGGGTCGAGGAGATCCTCGGGCGGTCGCTGGACGATCCCGATGTACGGATGGAGTTGTGGCTGGCGTTGAAGGCGACGGCCGCCGCGGAGTAGGCGGCATCTGCCGAACTGGAGTGTCCCGGCCCGGCACTGCTACGGCTCGGACAAACGCACCCCCGCTTCCCCGCACCTACGGTTGACCGAGAAGCACCATGCAGCACCCAGTACCAGCACGAGTACCAGCACCGAGTACACGCACCCCCAACGCGGAAGGGCCGGCACACGCAATGCCCAACGAAACTGTGGCCACCACCCACGCCTTCTGGCTCGCCGGCCGCCAGGCCACCGGCGAGGACACCTTCGACGTCACCTCGCCCTGGGACGGCCGCCTCGTCGGCAAGGTCAGCGTGCCGACCGACGCCCAGGTCGAGGAGGCGGTGGCCGCCGCGTACGCCGTACGGGACGAGTTCGCCGCCACCCCCGCCCATGTCCGCGCCGCCGCCCTCGACCACGTCAGCCGGCGTCTCGTCGAGCGCACCGAGGAGATCGCGCAGCTCATCTCCGCCGAGAACGGCAAGCCGATCAAGTGGGCGCGTGGCGAGGTCGGCCGTGCCGTTTCCGTGTTCCGGTTCGCTGCCGAGGAAGCCCGACGGTTCAACGGCGGCGAGGCCCAGCGCCTCGACACCGACGCCGGCGGCCAGGGCCGGCTCGCCCTCACCCGGCGCTTCCCGAAGGGCGTCGTCCTCGGCATCGCGCCCTTCAACTTCCCGCTGAACCTCTGCGCCCACAAGATCGCCCCCGCGATCGCGGCCGGCGTGCCGATCATCCTCAAGCCGGCCCCGGCCACCCCGCTCTCCGGCCTGATCATCGGCGACCTGCTCGCCGAGTCCGAGCTGCCCGCCGGCGCGTGGAGCGTCCTGCCGGTCGCCAACGACCACATGCCCGCCCTCGTCCAGGACGAGCGGCTGCCGGTGATCTCCTTCACCGGTTCGGAGAAGGTCGGCTACGCGATCATGGACTCGGTGCCGCGCAAGCACTGCACCCTGGAGCTGGGCGGCAACGGCGCGGCCGTGGTCCTCGGGGACTACTCCTCCGACGCCGACCTCGACTGGGCCGCGACCCGCATCGCCACCTTCTCGAACTACCAGGGCGGCCAGTCCTGCATCTCCGTGCAGCGCGTCATCGCCGACGCCTCGGTCTACGACCGGCTGCTCCCGCGCATAGTCGCCGCCGTCGAGGCCCAGGTCACCGGTGACCCGAGCGACGCCAAGACCGACGTCGGGCCGCTGGTCAGCGAGGCCGCCGCGCAGCGCGTCGAGTCGTGGGTCCAGGAGGCCGTCGAGGCGGGCGCCACCCTCCTCACCGGCGGCAAGCGCGACGGCGCCTCGTACGCGCCGACCGTCCTCACCGATGTACCGGCCGACACGACGATCTCCTGCGAGGAGGTCTTCGGACCGGTGCTGACCGTGACGAAGGTGGACGGCGAGGCCGCCGCCTTCGCCGCCGCCAACGACTCCAAGTACGGCCTCCAGGCAGGGGTGTTCACCCACGACGTGCAGGTCGCCTTCCGCGCCCACCGCGCCCTTGAGGTCGGCGGTGTCGTGATCGGCGACGTCCCGTCCTACCGCGCCGACCAGATGCCGTACGGCGGCGCCAAGCAGTCCGGCGTCGGCCGCGAGGGCGTCAAGTTCGCGATGGACGACTACACCTATGAGCGGGTTCTGGTGCTGACCGGCCTCGCGCTCTGACCGTCCTCTCACCAGACAGCCCTAGCTAATGGGAACCATTTTCATATAGTCTCCCAGTAGGGGGCCCGGCACCGATGCCTTCCGGTGCCGGGCCCCCTACTTTCCGTCGGCCTGCTTCCGGACCCTCAGCCGGAGAAGCCGACGTGCGCGAGCCGCAACGGGCCGCGCAGCGTGATGTGCACGTCGTGCACGCCCTCGGCGACGATCCCGGCGCCGAGCGTGGTGTAGTCGTATGGCCCCGACGCCGGTGCGGGCAGGGCGAGTTGGGCGAGCGCCGGGCCGCCGTCCAGGGACAGTTCTACGATGCCCTCGCCCGCGACCTCTACGGTCACCTCGGTGACGCCGGCGCCGAAGTCGCAGTGCCGGTAGGTCAGTTCGGCCGTACCGCCCTGCGCCGGGGTGACCGCGTCGCCCGTCACCTTCGTGCGGTCGACGATCTCGCCGCCGGACTGCTCGTCGAAGTCGGCCGCATTGAGGCCGTGTTGGAGGAGGGGGCGGGGTGCGGCGGGCTCGCCGGTGAGTGTCACCGTCGTGCGGAGGCGGATGTCCTCGCTGGAGGCGCCGACGAGGAGGTCGTACCCGCCCGGTTCGACGCGGTGGGCGCCCCGCGCCACGTCCCAGAACTCGAAGGCGGACAGCGGGACTTCGAAGGAGAGCACCGCTGCCTCGCCGGGCGCGAGGGTCACGCGGCGGTGCGCGATCAGTTCGCGGCGCGGGCGCGGGACCGACGGGTCGGCGGCACGCGTGTACAGCTGCGCGACCTCGTCCGCCGCCACGTCGCCGGTGTTGGTGACCGTGAACTGCACGTGCACCGCGTCGAGTTCGACCCGTGCCGTCAGGTGGCCGTACCCGAAGGACGCGTACGACAGGCCGTGGCCGAAGGGGAAGAGCGGCGTGCCCTCGAAGTAGAGGTACGTCTGGCGGCCGCCGATCACGTCGTAGTCGAGGAGGTCGGGCAGGTCGGTGTCGGCGGCGTACCAGGTCTGCGGGAGGCGGCCCGCGGGGGAGACGTCGCCGGCGAGGACGCGGGCCAGGGCCGTGCCCGCCGCCTGGCCGCCGTGGGCGGTCCACAGGATCGCCGGGAGGTCGGCCGGGTCGACCGTGTACGGGTACGCGGAGACGAGCGCCAGGACCGTGTTCGGGTTCGCGGTGCGGGCCGCGCGCAGCAGGCGTTCCTGGTGGGCTGGGAGGTGGAGTGTCGTACGGTCCTCGGTCTCGCGGCCGTTGATGTGCGGATCGTTGCCCGCGACGACGAGCACCACGTCCGCCGCTTCCGCGACCCGGGCCACCGCGTCCTCGCCGCGCTCGGCGATCACCAACTCGAAGATTTCTCCGCCCTCTTCGGAAACGTCCGACCCTTCTTCGGCAACCTTCACGCCGTCGGCGGCGACAGAGACGTGGCGACCCGTACCGATGTGCCGCAGGAGGTGACCGTTCTCATGGGGTTCCAGGCGGAATGTCTCCTGGACGACCCAGCCTCCGGGCTGGTCGGCGGAGGCGCGGACGTAGCCGTCGTCGGCGACCGAGAGGTAACGGCCGTCGGGCGCGCGGAGGGTGAGGACGCCCTCGCCCCAGTCGACGAGGGCGAGTTCGGTGCCGGTGTCGTCCGTGGTGAGGGGCGGGAGGTCGGTGCGGCCCGCGAGGAGGGCCGGGTCCAACGCGCCCTCGGCGCCGCGCACTTCGTCGGCCACGTCCGCCAACGGGACGTGCAGGTAGGTACCTTGGGCGGTGCGCAGCTTGACCCGGTCCACGCCCTCCGCGAACTCGACGCGCTCGGCGCCGAATCGCTCGTACAGGCCCTCCAGCGGGGTGGAGCGGTGGATCAACGTGCCGCTGTACCAGTCGAGTTTGCACTCGTCCGCGAGCAGGCCGACGACGGCAAGACGCGTGTCGTGGGCGAGGGGCAGCAGGGCGTCGTCGTTCTTGAGGAGGACGACCGCTTGTTCGGCGGCTTCTTGGGCGAGGGCCCGGTGCGCCGGAGTGTCGAAGTCCTCGATGCCCGCGTGCGGGTCCTGCGCCGGGTCGAACTCGCCGAGCCGGAACCGAACCGAGAGCTGACGGCGGACCGCCGCGTCGACGTCGGCCTCCGTCAACAGGCCCTGGTCCAAGGCCCCTTGGACCCGCGCCACGATCGTCGAGCCGTCCGTGCCGTGGTCCGTGAAGCTGTCGACCCCCGACAGCAGCGAGGCCGCCGTCGCCTGCTCGTGGGTGTCGAAGTAGTGCTCGGAGTCGACCAGGTTGGAGGGCGCGCCCGCGTCCGAGCAGACCAGCAGGTCCTCGTCGGTCCAGGTGCGCAGATGCTCGCGGAGGTAGGGCGAGACGTGGTTGGGGCGGCCGTTGACCAGGTTGTACGCGGGCATCACCCCCGCCACCGCGCCCGCCTCGACCGTCTCGCGGAAGGCGCGCAGGTCGTACTCGTGCAGCACGCGCGGGCGGACGGAGGACGACGAGATGTCGCGGCCCGTCTCGTTGTTGTGGGCGAGCCAGTGCTTGAGGACGGGGGCCGTGCGCCAGTACGTCGGGTGGCCGCCGCGCAGGCCGCGCGTGTACGCGGTGGCGATCGCCGAGGTCAGCTTCGGGTCCTCCGAGTAGCCCTCCTCGTTACGGCCCCACAGTGGGTGGCGCAGCAGGTTCACCGTCGGGGACCACACGTTGAGGCCGACGCGGTCGTCGCGGGCGCGCATCGCGCGGACCTCCTTGGACACCGCGTCGCCGACCCGTCGTACGAGCTCCTCGTTCCAGGTCGCGCCCAGGCCCACCGCCTGCGGGAAGACCGTCGCCGGGCCCATCCACGCGACGCCGTGCAGGGCCTCCTGGCCGGTGCGGAACGCGGCCACGCCCAGACGCTCCACGGCGGGCGCGTACTGGTGCAGGAAGCCGACCTTCTCGTCGGGGGTGAGCCGTGCCAGCAGGTCGTCGATGCGCTTCGCGAACGGCAGGTGCGGATCGCGGAAAGGCGGCGTAGGCGGCGTTTGTGCGGTCACGTGGGGTTCCCCTTGCGATGGAGCGGTGCGGCTCTTTCGAAGCGCTTCGATGCTGATTCGATGCGGGTCAGGTGTCAAGAGACCTTCACCGTTATTTCAAGCAGCACATACGGACAGGTCATGCCCCACGCCTCCGAGGAATCTTGGGAGCGACCCTTGTGCACCCTTGGGTGTTCACTTAACCTCGCAGCAACATCGAAGCGCTTCGACTAAGTGCTCTGTTCCACTCAAGACACCGCAGCCGACGGCTCCACCGCCGGGTGTCCTGGTGCGCCATGAAGGGTTGACGCAATGACGCCGAACGCCTCCGCCGCCTCCGCTCCCAGCCGGAGAAGCTTCCTCGCCTCCACGGCGGTCGTCGCCGCAGCGGTGGCGGGAGGGGTACCGCTGCTCTCCGCCTGCGGCGCCTCGGACAGCGGGTCGGGCGGGGGCAGTTCGGAGGGCAAGGGCGTCAAGAAGCTGCTGCCGGCGTTCGTGGCCAGCAACGTGGTGACCCCGGACCTCCCCTCCAAGAACGGCTCCGCGATCGGCTTCTCCAGCAAGCTGGACCTCGCCACGCTGAAGACCTCGGTGCCGAAGAAGCTCGGCAAGGGCGGCAAGGTCACCATCATGGCGCCGTTCTGGGGCTCGCCGCCGAAGAGCGACAACGCCTACTACAAGGCGATGAACAGCCTCATCGGCGTCGACGTGGCCTGGCAGAACCAGGACGGCAACACCTACGACCAGAAGCTCGGCGCGGTGCTCGCCTCCAGCGACATCCCGGACGTCGTGGTCGTCCCCGGCTGGAACATGGGCGGCAAGATACCCAGCGCCATCATCGGCAAGTTCGCCGACCTCGGCCCCTACCTCGCCGGCGACAAGGCCAAGGACTACCCGAACCTCGCGGCGATCCCCTCCGACGCCTGGCAGCGCTGCATCTTCGGCGGCAAGCTGCGCGGACTGCCGATGCCGTCCTCGTACGTCCCCAACATCGTGCCGCTCTACCGCAAGGACATCTTCGACAAGGAGGGGTACGAAGTCCCCACCTCCGCCGACGAGTTCATGGCCCTGGCCAAGGAGATCACCAACGCCAAGGCCAAGCGCTGGGCCTGCCTGGACATGAAGTGGACCGCCTTCAACATGTGGGGCGTGCTCTCCGGCAGCGAGAAGTCGCTCGGCTGGAACCTCGTCGACGGCAAGCTGGTCAACCGCGTCGAGACCCAGGAGTACCTCGAAGCGCTGGAGTGGACCCGCAAGCTCTTCGCCGCCGGATACGTGCACCCCGACGCCAAGTTGGGCAAGAGCGCGGCCACCGACCCGGGCCCCAAGTTCGCGGCGGGCGAGTTCCTCATCTACGCCCAGGACATCTCGCAGTGGTGGAGCCGCACCGCCGAACAGGCCACCCAGAACCCGGCCTACAAGATCTGGGGCATGGACCTCTTCGGCCACGACGGCGGCGACCCGACCCTCTGGGCCGGCGAACCGGCGGGCATCTTCGCCTTCATCAGCAAGAAGGCCTCCGAGTCCGTCATCCGTGACGCGCTGGCCGTCGCCAACGCCACCGCCGCGCCGTACGGCACCAAGGAGTACATGCTCACCAACTACGGCGTGGAGGGCACCCATTACACCGTCAAGAACGGTGTCCCCACCAAGACCGACCAGGGCAACAACGAGGTCATCAACGCCTATGTCATGGTCGCCAGCCCCGCCGCGACGATCGCCCACCCCGACTTCCCCGAGGTCGCCAAGGCACAGGTCGAGTGGCAGCAGCGGATGGGCGCCTTCACAAAGAAGTCGAGCTTCTACGGCCAGCAGATCACCGAGCCGAGCCGCTACACCAACCTCCTCAACGACTTCGAGCAGTTGGAGGACGACATCACCCGCGGCCGCAAGAAGATCAGCGACATGCAGCAGGCCGTGTCGGACTGGAAGAGCAAGGGCGGCGACCAACTCCGCGCCTGGTACCAGAAGTTGCTCGACGACAACGGCACGGCGGCGAGCTGACCGGGTACCGAGGCAAGGAGAACGGCCGTGTCCCACAGCACGGTGCCTCGGAGCAGGACCGAGGCCGACACGACGGGCAAGACCCCGAAGGCGTCCGGCGCCGGCACCGGCCCCCGACGCAACAGCCCCAAGGTGAAGGTGAGTTGGCGGCTCAGGTTCAGACGCGACCGCGTCCTGCTCCTGATGACCCTGCCGGCCGTCCTGCTCATCCTGGTCTTCAACTACCTCCCGATTCTGGGCAACATCGTCGCCTTCGAGGACTACGACCCCTACGTCAGCGACAACGGCATCGTCTCGATGCTGCACAGCCCCTGGGTCGGCCTGGAGAACTTCCAGCAGATCTTCGCGGACTCCGCGTTCTGGAGTGCCGTACAGAACACGCTCGTTCTGTTCTTCCTCCAGCTCATCCTGTTCTTCCCGATCCCGATCCTGCTCGCGCTGCTCATCAACAGCGTGGTCAGGCCCCGGGTCCGGGCGCTCTCCCAGGCGATCCTCTACCTCCCGCACTTCTTCTCCTGGGTGCTGGTCATCGCCGTCTTCCAGCAACTCCTGGGCGGGGCAGGCCTGTTCTCGCAACTGCTCCGCCAACACGGCTTCGACGGCCTCGACGTCATGACCGACCCCAACACGTTCAAGTTCCTCATCACCGCGCAGAGCGTGTGGAAGGACGCGGGCTGGGGGATCATCGTCTTCCTCGCCGCGCTGTCCTCCGTCAGTCCCGATCTCTACGAGGCCGCCGCGATGGACGGCGCGGGGCGATGGCGCCGGATGTGGCACGTCACGCTGCCCGCACTCCGGCCGGTGATCGCGCTGCTGCTGGTGTTGAGGGTGGGCGATGCGCTGACCGTCGGCTTCGAACAGATCCTGCTCCAGCGCGACGCCGTGGGGCCGGGAGCGGCGGAGGTCCTCGACACCTTCGTCTGGTGGAACGGCGTCCGCAACCAGGACTTCGGCTACGCGGCCGCCGCGGGACTCGTCAAGGGCGTGATCAGTCTCGGGCTGGTCCTCGCCGCGAACAAAGTGGCCCACCTCATGGGCGAGCAGGGGGTGTACAAGAAGTGACCGCCGTCATCGACCAACCCGTCGAGAGTCCCAGGTCCGCCAAGTCCGACCGGCCCCCGGGGCGTTGGGCCGCGCCGCCTCGGCCCACCTGGGAGGAGGAACCCGGCAAGGTCGGTCTCGCGGGCAAAGGGCT
The nucleotide sequence above comes from Streptomyces sp. N50. Encoded proteins:
- a CDS encoding PucR family transcriptional regulator; its protein translation is MPPTLASLVHHSALKLTVRAGEDRLDVPVRWVHASELADPVPYMEGGELLLITALKLDAEDAKAMRRYVKRLVGAGVVGLGFAVGVNYDEIPKALVDTAAEEGLPLLEVPRRTPFIAISKAVSAAIAADQYRSVTAGFAAQRELTKQALTDGPEGLLSALAAQVDGWAALYDASGAVVATAPEWAGRRAARLTADVERLRDRPAPASSVVGGPDNEDRVELHTLGTGRRPRAALAVGTAAALGTAERYAVHSAIALLTLTTERSRSLQAAHERIGAAVLRLLLAGHPDHARAVAGDLYGGLLDAPFRIIVGESTDGEPLDGLAEVVESAAARSGEAVLVVPEGPERLVVLAVDGGAAVEACAEYAATLEGERAVGGQEQGGEEHELVVGLSAPAGPIAAAAAYKQAEQALSVARRRGRVLVEHEQLAAGSVLPLLADDAVRAFADGLLRPLAEHDATGRGDLVASLRAWLSRHGQWDAAAADLGVHRHTLRYRMRRVEEILGRSLDDPDVRMELWLALKATAAAE
- a CDS encoding glycoside hydrolase family 3 C-terminal domain-containing protein, yielding MTAQTPPTPPFRDPHLPFAKRIDDLLARLTPDEKVGFLHQYAPAVERLGVAAFRTGQEALHGVAWMGPATVFPQAVGLGATWNEELVRRVGDAVSKEVRAMRARDDRVGLNVWSPTVNLLRHPLWGRNEEGYSEDPKLTSAIATAYTRGLRGGHPTYWRTAPVLKHWLAHNNETGRDISSSSVRPRVLHEYDLRAFRETVEAGAVAGVMPAYNLVNGRPNHVSPYLREHLRTWTDEDLLVCSDAGAPSNLVDSEHYFDTHEQATAASLLSGVDSFTDHGTDGSTIVARVQGALDQGLLTEADVDAAVRRQLSVRFRLGEFDPAQDPHAGIEDFDTPAHRALAQEAAEQAVVLLKNDDALLPLAHDTRLAVVGLLADECKLDWYSGTLIHRSTPLEGLYERFGAERVEFAEGVDRVKLRTAQGTYLHVPLADVADEVRGAEGALDPALLAGRTDLPPLTTDDTGTELALVDWGEGVLTLRAPDGRYLSVADDGYVRASADQPGGWVVQETFRLEPHENGHLLRHIGTGRHVSVAADGVKVAEEGSDVSEEGGEIFELVIAERGEDAVARVAEAADVVLVVAGNDPHINGRETEDRTTLHLPAHQERLLRAARTANPNTVLALVSAYPYTVDPADLPAILWTAHGGQAAGTALARVLAGDVSPAGRLPQTWYAADTDLPDLLDYDVIGGRQTYLYFEGTPLFPFGHGLSYASFGYGHLTARVELDAVHVQFTVTNTGDVAADEVAQLYTRAADPSVPRPRRELIAHRRVTLAPGEAAVLSFEVPLSAFEFWDVARGAHRVEPGGYDLLVGASSEDIRLRTTVTLTGEPAAPRPLLQHGLNAADFDEQSGGEIVDRTKVTGDAVTPAQGGTAELTYRHCDFGAGVTEVTVEVAGEGIVELSLDGGPALAQLALPAPASGPYDYTTLGAGIVAEGVHDVHITLRGPLRLAHVGFSG
- a CDS encoding ABC transporter permease, giving the protein MSHSTVPRSRTEADTTGKTPKASGAGTGPRRNSPKVKVSWRLRFRRDRVLLLMTLPAVLLILVFNYLPILGNIVAFEDYDPYVSDNGIVSMLHSPWVGLENFQQIFADSAFWSAVQNTLVLFFLQLILFFPIPILLALLINSVVRPRVRALSQAILYLPHFFSWVLVIAVFQQLLGGAGLFSQLLRQHGFDGLDVMTDPNTFKFLITAQSVWKDAGWGIIVFLAALSSVSPDLYEAAAMDGAGRWRRMWHVTLPALRPVIALLLVLRVGDALTVGFEQILLQRDAVGPGAAEVLDTFVWWNGVRNQDFGYAAAAGLVKGVISLGLVLAANKVAHLMGEQGVYKK
- a CDS encoding aldehyde dehydrogenase family protein — protein: MATTHAFWLAGRQATGEDTFDVTSPWDGRLVGKVSVPTDAQVEEAVAAAYAVRDEFAATPAHVRAAALDHVSRRLVERTEEIAQLISAENGKPIKWARGEVGRAVSVFRFAAEEARRFNGGEAQRLDTDAGGQGRLALTRRFPKGVVLGIAPFNFPLNLCAHKIAPAIAAGVPIILKPAPATPLSGLIIGDLLAESELPAGAWSVLPVANDHMPALVQDERLPVISFTGSEKVGYAIMDSVPRKHCTLELGGNGAAVVLGDYSSDADLDWAATRIATFSNYQGGQSCISVQRVIADASVYDRLLPRIVAAVEAQVTGDPSDAKTDVGPLVSEAAAQRVESWVQEAVEAGATLLTGGKRDGASYAPTVLTDVPADTTISCEEVFGPVLTVTKVDGEAAAFAAANDSKYGLQAGVFTHDVQVAFRAHRALEVGGVVIGDVPSYRADQMPYGGAKQSGVGREGVKFAMDDYTYERVLVLTGLAL
- a CDS encoding extracellular solute-binding protein; translated protein: MTPNASAASAPSRRSFLASTAVVAAAVAGGVPLLSACGASDSGSGGGSSEGKGVKKLLPAFVASNVVTPDLPSKNGSAIGFSSKLDLATLKTSVPKKLGKGGKVTIMAPFWGSPPKSDNAYYKAMNSLIGVDVAWQNQDGNTYDQKLGAVLASSDIPDVVVVPGWNMGGKIPSAIIGKFADLGPYLAGDKAKDYPNLAAIPSDAWQRCIFGGKLRGLPMPSSYVPNIVPLYRKDIFDKEGYEVPTSADEFMALAKEITNAKAKRWACLDMKWTAFNMWGVLSGSEKSLGWNLVDGKLVNRVETQEYLEALEWTRKLFAAGYVHPDAKLGKSAATDPGPKFAAGEFLIYAQDISQWWSRTAEQATQNPAYKIWGMDLFGHDGGDPTLWAGEPAGIFAFISKKASESVIRDALAVANATAAPYGTKEYMLTNYGVEGTHYTVKNGVPTKTDQGNNEVINAYVMVASPAATIAHPDFPEVAKAQVEWQQRMGAFTKKSSFYGQQITEPSRYTNLLNDFEQLEDDITRGRKKISDMQQAVSDWKSKGGDQLRAWYQKLLDDNGTAAS